Genomic DNA from Selenomonas sp. oral taxon 126:
CGGAGGATATTCTGCGCGCCCGTGTGATGAAGGATCTGAGGAAGGAGGCACGCAAGGAGTTCAAGGCGCGTGTGGAGGCGGAACGGGAGCGAAAGCGCGTGCAACTCGAGAATGAGCCGGTCTATCTTGCGGAGGCGGCAATCCGCGCGCAGATGGCAGCGATGCGGCTCTGGATGCGCTCTCGCGGGCGATGGCGGCGTTCCGCAGAAACTCAACGATGGCGATTATGGGCTGGCGGATGTGGCCTGTTCTTGAAAATTCGCCCTACAAAAACCATGATTCGCCGCTATAATCTCGTATAGTCGGATAAAACAGAAAAACAGATGATATTTTCGTGAGGCCTTGCGCCCGTAAGGATGAGCATTGTTTTTCATGAGCTGTATTTTTTGGGGGTTGCAAAAAGTCAAAAAAACAAATATAATATAGAAAAGCACAATTAAGGAAACAGAGAAGGTGATATGATGAGCAACATTGCCGATATGATTGAGTCCTACATTCTCCGTCAGCTCGCCTCACGGCAGGATGGGCAGGTGGAGCTGCGGCGGACGGAGATTGCAGATGAGATTTCATGCGCGCCGTCGCAGATCAGCTATGTGCTCTCCACGCGTTTTACGCAGGATAAAGGATTTGTAGTAGAGTCGCGGCGCGGGCTGGGCGGGTTCATCCGCATTGTTCAGGTGCCGTTGCGCGATCTCGTCTATCAGGACATGCTGTCGAAGATCAACGAAGAGACCGACATGGAGACGGTGCAGTCGATGGTGCGTTACCTCGCCCAACACGGGATGGTGGAGACGCGCGAGGCGGCACTCCTCATGCAGGTGGTGACAGGGCTGTTCCACTCGGAGACCCTTGCCGCCAAGGAGCGCGTCCAAATGTTGAAGACGATGATATTGACACTGGAGAATTTCCGATAGCTGTTCGATATAAATAAAAAGAGCGCATATTGCAGGAGCTTGACGGAAAGGCAATCGTTATGATCTGTGAGGAATGCGGCCGCAATGACGCGATTGTGCACATCGTGCAGATCGGGCCGGGTGGTCGGAGTGAAAAAAATATATGTATGAGTTGCGCGGCACGCTATGGGGCGTCGATCTTCCGCGCCCAGCAGGAAAATGTCTCGGCGGAGGACTTCCTCAAGGGTATCTTCGGAAGCAACCAGCAGGAGAGCGCCGCAGAGGAGGACGCGCCGCATATTGCATGTCCGAACTGCGGAATGCAGTTTCAGGATTTTCCGCAGGCGGGGCAGATTGGCTGCTCGGTCTGTTACGAGACGTTTCATCACGAGCTCACGCCGCTCCTGCGGCGGATTCACGGTGCGAGCGTGCATCGCGGCAAGATTCCGCGCCGCTCGGGCTCTTCGNNNNNNNNNNNNNNNNNNNNNNNNNTCGATCATGCTCCGTCAGGAGGCGGAGCAGCTGCGTGCACGCCTGAAGGAGGCGGTGGCGCGCGAGGAGTACGAG
This window encodes:
- a CDS encoding CtsR family transcriptional regulator, translating into MSNIADMIESYILRQLASRQDGQVELRRTEIADEISCAPSQISYVLSTRFTQDKGFVVESRRGLGGFIRIVQVPLRDLVYQDMLSKINEETDMETVQSMVRYLAQHGMVETREAALLMQVVTGLFHSETLAAKERVQMLKTMILTLENFR
- a CDS encoding UvrB/UvrC motif-containing protein, whose translation is SIMLRQEAEQLRARLKEAVAREEYEKAAEYRDRIRSLESRMEEQPYGS